One window of Quercus robur chromosome 5, dhQueRobu3.1, whole genome shotgun sequence genomic DNA carries:
- the LOC126726882 gene encoding DNA oxidative demethylase ALKBH2, producing the protein MSLKFKAVSDSDTDPKSPNNENTIKREIVDLRNGSEVLYIQRFFTYDQSWKWFHFLNNHIPWTRPTVRVFGRSCLQPRDTCYVASPGLPELIYSGYQPHAYSWDDYPPLKDILDAVHKALPGSYFNSLLLNRYKGGNDYVGWHSDDEKLYGLTPEIASVSFGCDRDFFLKKKPCKTSNVSKRHDEEPASKRLKKSCHADQYTFKLKHGSLLVMRGNTQRDWIHSVPKRAKVDTTRINLTFRHVL; encoded by the exons ATGAGTTTGAAGTTTAAAGCGGTGTCAGACTCAGACACCGATCCGAAAAGCCCCAACAATGAAAACAcaataaagagagagatagtGGATTTAAGGAATGGAAGCGAAGTCCTGTACATACAAAGGTTCTTCACCTACGACCAATCCTGGAAATGGTTCCATTTTCTTAACAATCACATTCCTTGGACCAGACCCACCGTTCGTGTCTTTGGCCGCTCTTGTCTTCAG CCTAGAGACACATGTTATGTTGCAAGTCCAGGATTGCCAGAGTTGATTTACAGTGGATATCAGCCACATGCCTATTCTTGGGATGATTATCCTCCACTTAAGGACATCTTGGATGCG GTACATAAAGCCCTTCCTGGGAGTTATTTCAATAGCTTACTCTTAAATAGGTATAAAGGTGGTAATGACTATGTTGGTTGGCATTCTGATGATGAGAAGCTTTATGGTTTGACTCCAGAGATTGCTTCAGTATCCTTCGGATGTGATCGTGATTTCTTCTTGAAGAAGAAACCCTGCAAGACATCAAATG TGTCAAAAAGGCATGATGAAGAACCTGCAAGCAAGCGATTGAAGAAGAGCTGCCATGCTGATCAGTACACTTTCAAACTTAAGCATGGATCACTGTTGGTGATGAGAGGCAACACTCAACGGGATTGGATCCACTCAGTGCCTAAGCGTGCAAAAGTAGACACAACTCGTATTAACCTCACTTTCAGACATGTTCTTTGA
- the LOC126726884 gene encoding protein C2-DOMAIN ABA-RELATED 11, with product MGEPLGQLKVMVVQGKRLVIRDFKSSDPYVIVKLGNQTAKTKVINSCLNPVWNEELSFSLTEPVGVLNFEVFDKDRFKADDKMGNAHLSLQPIVSAARLRKILGVSSGETTLRKVVPDGDNCLVGESSICCVNGEVVQSVWLRLGGVESGEIELKIKFIDPLETPSK from the exons ATGGGGGAGCCGCTTGGGCAGCTAAAAGTGATGGTTGTGCAAGGAAAAAGATTGGTAATCCGGGATTTCAAGAGTAGCGATCCTTATGTGATAGTCAAGTTAGGCAATCAG ACTGCAAAGACCAAGGTTATCAATAGTTGCCTTAATCCTGTTTGGAATGAAGAACTAAGTTTCTCCCTCACAGAACCTGTTggagttttaaatttt GAAGTGTTTGATAAAGATCGTTTCAAGGCAGATGACAAGATGGGGAATGCTCACCTCAGCCTTCAGCCAATAGTCTCTGCCGCTAGGTTGAGAAAGATTCTGGGGGTTTCTTCTGGAGAGACAACATTAAGGAAGGTAGTCCCAGATGGTGACAACTGTCTTGTTGGAGAGAGCTCTATCTGTTGTGTAAATGGTGAAGTTGTGCAGAGCGTTTGGTTAAGGCTTGGTGGAGTTGAGTCTGGGGAGATCGAACTAAAGATAAAGTTCATTGATCCTCTTGAAACTCCCTCGAAGTAG